From the Rhodoferax sp. WC2427 genome, one window contains:
- a CDS encoding EAL and HDOD domain-containing protein translates to MSTIPDQLHSLRHPLEPDASPDSQVLIARQAIVDENRAVFGYELFDRSTPGQTYTADSDAALLVNALSFTDIETLVGKKLVFINCTLESLAGGHLELVHPDKVVLEVPPVPGSTPEDIASHALVLEDLRKRGFRFAFNHTVLTRGYASWRALASFVKLDLMALKPELVLPFVKFATANTTAQIIAEKVESAEQHQLLTSYGIKLFQGYWFAKPALVKAQTVRPSQATILQLINLVRKQATTTEIEELLKRDPTLSFNLLRFINSSGFGLNCEITSFRHAVMILGLQKLFRWAALLMTTSRGDKDGPGPVVGQTAVVRGKLMELLAAEMLAPEDCDNAFVVGVFSMLDVMLGVPLAKALESVALPQPVLDALLHRTGVLAPFLALTEACESGNDEVFARTAEALHLSNKQVNWAHLQALAWAETLGA, encoded by the coding sequence ATGTCCACCATACCCGACCAACTTCACAGCCTAAGGCACCCTCTGGAACCCGATGCTTCCCCCGATAGCCAGGTATTGATTGCCCGCCAAGCCATCGTGGACGAAAACCGTGCGGTATTCGGCTATGAGCTGTTTGACCGCTCCACCCCCGGCCAAACCTACACCGCCGACAGCGATGCCGCCCTGCTGGTCAACGCCCTGTCCTTCACCGACATCGAAACCCTGGTCGGCAAGAAGCTGGTCTTCATCAACTGCACGCTGGAGAGCCTGGCCGGCGGCCACCTGGAACTGGTCCACCCCGACAAAGTGGTGCTTGAAGTACCGCCCGTACCCGGCAGCACCCCCGAAGACATCGCCAGCCACGCCCTGGTACTGGAAGACCTGCGCAAACGCGGCTTCCGGTTTGCCTTCAACCACACGGTGCTGACACGCGGCTACGCCTCCTGGCGCGCACTGGCCTCGTTTGTGAAGCTGGACCTGATGGCCCTCAAGCCCGAGCTGGTGCTGCCCTTCGTCAAGTTCGCCACCGCCAATACCACCGCCCAGATCATTGCCGAAAAGGTAGAAAGCGCCGAACAGCACCAACTGCTCACCAGCTACGGCATCAAGCTTTTCCAGGGCTACTGGTTTGCCAAGCCCGCACTGGTCAAGGCGCAAACCGTACGCCCCTCGCAGGCCACCATCCTGCAGCTGATCAACCTGGTGCGCAAACAGGCCACCACCACCGAAATCGAAGAACTGCTCAAGCGCGATCCCACGCTGTCGTTCAACCTGCTGCGCTTCATCAACTCCTCCGGCTTCGGGCTGAACTGCGAAATCACCTCGTTTCGCCACGCGGTGATGATCCTGGGGCTGCAAAAGCTGTTCCGCTGGGCCGCCCTGCTGATGACCACCTCGCGTGGCGACAAAGACGGCCCCGGCCCGGTGGTCGGCCAGACCGCCGTGGTGCGCGGCAAGCTGATGGAGCTGCTGGCCGCCGAAATGCTGGCCCCCGAAGACTGCGACAACGCCTTTGTGGTGGGCGTGTTTTCCATGCTGGATGTGATGCTGGGCGTGCCGCTGGCCAAGGCCCTGGAATCCGTCGCCCTGCCCCAGCCGGTACTGGATGCCCTGCTGCACCGCACCGGCGTGCTGGCGCCTTTCCTGGCGCTCACCGAAGCCTGCGAAAGCGGTAACGACGAGGTCTTCGCCCGCACCGCCGAAGCCCTGCACCTGTCCAACAAGCAGGTCAACTGGGCGCACCTGCAGGCCCTGGCCTGGGCCGAAACGCTGGGCGCGTAA